Proteins encoded in a region of the Prinia subflava isolate CZ2003 ecotype Zambia chromosome 24, Cam_Psub_1.2, whole genome shotgun sequence genome:
- the PAFAH2 gene encoding platelet-activating factor acetylhydrolase 2, cytoplasmic, whose protein sequence is MGAMLALPPGQGPHQVGCTDVMVGHTRQGLFLRLFYPCLPRAGAVEPLWIPRPEYCGGLAEATLGRRWCSALLSITIGSCKVPVSWNGPLKPCSSGYPLIIFSHGLGAFRTLYSSICTELASWGLVVAALEHRDHSAATTYFCTAEAGREEWIPFQRVPQGQKEFYFRNKQVHQRAQECVRALRLFQDIAGGRSVPNTLHQGWDLSVLKDNLDLTKVAVMGHSFGGVTAVLALVKEPSFRCAVALDAWMFPLENLLYPEVPKPVLFINTEKFQTPESVAKMKRLSSRNSQTRIVTVLGTVHEDQTDFAFLPKKLFGLIFGRRGTLDPHKALAITSRAALAFLQRHLELQEQFAQWEQLLEGVGDAVAPDAPLGRSRL, encoded by the exons ATGGGGGCGATGCTGGCGCTGCCCCCGGGGCAGGGACCCCACCAGGTGGGGTGCACGGATGTCATGGTGGGCCACACGCGGCAG GGGCTCTTCCTTCGCCTCTTCTACCCGTGCTTGCCCCGGGCAGGGGCCGTGGAGCCGCTCTGGATCCCGCGCCCCGAGTACTGCGGGGGCCTGGCCGAGGCCACCCTGGGGCGCCGCtggtgctcagccctgctcagcatcACCATCG gctcctgcaaAGTCCCGGTGAGCTGGAATGGGCCCCTTAAGCCCTGCAGCAGTGGTTACCCCCTGATCATCTTCTCCCACGGCCTGGGAGCCTTTCG GACCTTGTACTCTTCAATCTGCACTGAGCTGGCATCCTGGGGCCTGGTGGTGGCAGCGCTGGAGCACAG ggaCCATTCTGCTGCCACCACCTATTTCTGCAcggcagaggcaggcagggaggagtgGATCCCCTTCCAGAGGGTGCCCCAAGGGCAGAAGGAGTTTTATTTCCGAAACAAGCAG GTTCACCAGAGGGCTCAGGAATGCGTGCGGGCGCTGCGGCTCTTCCAGGACATCGCTGGTGGCAGATCTGTCCCCAACACCCTTCACCAGGGCTGGGACCTCTCCGTGCTGAAG GACAACCTTGATCTGACCAAAGTGGCCGTCATGGGCCATTCCTTCGGGGGGGTGACAGCGGTGCTGGCCTTGGTGAAGGAGCCCAGCTTCAG gtgtgccGTGGCTCTGGATGCCTGGATGTTCCCTCTGGAGAACCTGCTGTACCCGGAGGTGCCCAAGCCCGTGCTCTTCATCAACACCGAGAAGTTCCAGACTCCGGAGAGCGTTGCCAAAATGAAGAGGCTGAGCTCCAGGAACAGCCAGACGAGGATTGTGACCGTGCT GGGAACCGTGCACGAGGACCAGACCGACTTTGCCTTCTTACCTAAGAAGCTCTTTGGCCTCATCTTCGGCAGGAGGGGCACCCTGGACCCCCACAAGGCTCTGGCCATCACCAGCCGGGCAGCTCTGGCCTTCCTGCAGAGGCACCTCG agctgcaggagcagtttgctcagtgggagcagctcctggaaggtGTTGGGGACGCGGTGGCTCCGGACGCGCCGCTCGGCCGATCCCGCCTGTag